The genomic window ataaacagcaaagtttcagtaatggtatgaatgtcagtgtataggatggtgcataagtgtccactgtgtccgctgatacggaactaaaacaacaaattcttttttcttctattttggttttaattatttttctgtacagcactttggtccactgtggttgttttaaagtgctttacaaataaagttggattggattggataaatatgcatgatccctattaaataaaccaataaataatacaaaacaaataaatacaacagctgtccattatgcatgaaagggttaaataggaactctctgattttcactgaaaacaatacaaaagataatctaataaatggtgaaatcACTTGGTCATGGTTAAATACAgataattcatttggaagtcaccagtaaaaatagttctaggtcttggTAGGTTTAAGGCACAGGgttgtcagtgtttttctgtcaCGTGCTCTGTGTCTGTTATTTTGGGCAGGAGCTCCTACCGCGCAAACTTGAAAGAACGTCTGTGATTGGTGGATTCGGACCAATGAAAGCCCACGTCTGCGGTGACGTTCAGGGGCGCTGGGTTTTTGCGCGAAGGTGCAGATGTTGGCGGTgtagaaagagaagaaaagaagcaGGCGGAGGGTCGACTGATCTGAAGCACTTGACGGTGAGAACAATGCCTTTATGCATATATTTCACCAGGCTTTTGGAGCACTCAAATACAGCGGCTGAAGGGTTTAAGGTGGATTCACGGAGCTTTTTAGGCACCAGGTTTCTGCTCAGCATCAAATATTGTTGCATTTAGGGTCACTAAGTTTGTTGACTCGGCCTCTGTTCAGTAAACAATTATGGAGGATTAGCAGTTCAGAAAGGTTCCAACAAAGCTttggaaaatattaaaaacatatctgcattcatttatattttactattttttaacttttatcaTGTATCAAAGCAGCAAATGCTTACAATTATTACAAAGTTATGTGTGAAGTTGATGTTATGTAACTATTAAGTAAACGTTAACATCCACACTTAGTTAAGCTAGGTGCATGTAGTGGCTCAGTGGTGGTGTACTCACTTTATTTGCACGGAAatttaaaaactgaaattaacattaaaaaacaaacaaacaaaaaaaaaaacaacttaaatttcTATTTTTAATACTTGTGCTTAATGAGGTACATGGCTTTTCTTTTGcatccccccgcccccccccccaccaccaccaccaccaccaccaccaccactttatataatattacattatcaTCAAGTGTAGTCTCCAGCTGTGAGTTTTCACCATGAACATTTAATCTGCTGATCATTAACACGACCTGGACACAGAGACCATTGTCGTCTAAAGTAATGACTCCACTGAGGCTGAAGCATCAGTGAGGTGGAAAACCTATCCTGTCAGCCATGTTATGACATGTTTTGGCTGTTAACCTGCAGATTACATAACCTTAGATTATAACTACAATAATGAACTTTCCTGCTCCCACTGCTGTGTATTTATGTCTATACTAAAGATTCATTTGTTTCCATATGCACAGTGAGGAAACATGCTCCCtgtacaatgacatttttgtttgctGTCCATATAATGCTAAATATAtattaagaaagattaaaaaacataaacaagCTAGATAGAAATAGtgcaaaaatacatatattatatCTTATAAATGTCaatgtaaaaaatacatgtaTACATATGTGGTTAGCATCAGGAGTATCCGTAATGATGACAAACAAGTTAAACCAAGTGAAATGTGTGTATATTCTTGAGGCATTGCTTGACAATAATctcttttcatgttttcttttttttttgcagtggcatAAAAAACAACAATTCTGCTGAAATGGAAACCTCTGGAGGTAGGAAAACTTCATAAGCAGTTATCTGAATGGGTTGATGCTGAAAAGCATAACATTCCAGACAAGTTATTAAAAAATACTGAAGACACAATTGATTCCACCTGAGAAGGATGTAGTGCAGGCATTTTTCAATACATCCCTcagaagtaaaacaaaaacacagttaaCACTTAATAGAACTGTCAACtaaaaaataatgaacacaaaGCTACGTTGCTATGTGTTTAATGAAAACAGTGTGCAGACTCACTATATGTGTTTAATGAAGACTGTGCAGACTCACTATAAACATGTTATTATATCATATACCAGTAAGTGAAGTGGTTTGATGTGGTTGATGCAGCATGTTGCAGCACTGATCTGAGAGACAGCACTTAAGACTATTTGTTTTGTCCCATCTTTCTTCTTCAATGTAAGGAAAAATACAACCCTTTGTTTTTGACTCCACTCCACCTACAGCCTCACACGTAACAGATCTGCTATAATTTGCTCTATTCAGTGCTAACAAATATGTGTTTTACAGATATCCAAATAAAGGAGCTGAACAAGCGCACTTCAGGTCAAGCATTTGAGCTTATCCTGAGTCCTCCAACTCCAGATGCCAAGGGGGAATTTCCTTTGTCTCCTCTTaggaaaaaggaaacatcactGGATGAGATTAAAAGGAAACTTGAAGCTGCAGAGGAGAGACGCAAGGTATCGTTTAGCAATCACTTAAGTTGTGAAGGAACAACCTGTGTTAAGTTTGATATTGAAGTGTAAAATATGGATTTAGAATTTACATTGGGTAACATTGTTTTTTGTCAGAGCCATGAGGCTGAAGTGCTGAGACACTTTGCTGAAAAACGTGAGCATGAGAAGGAGGTGATCCAAAAGGCCATTGAGGAAAACTGTAACTTCAGCAAGATTACACAAGAGAAGCTCAATCAGAAAATGGAAGCAAACAAAGAGAACCGTGCTGCACAGATGGCAGCTCTCAGTGAGAAGTTCAAGGAGAAGGTAAGCTCATAAAGTCATGAAAAGGTACCTTATTTTTTAATGTGAGTAAAAGTGAAAACTACTGACATCTTATAATTTCTCTGTTTTCTACACACAATAGGACAAGAAGCTTGAGGAGGTGAGAAAAAACAAGGATGCAGTGAAACAAAACGACAAATAATTTCTTCATGGTCtgcaaaacatttacatttccaaagataagcttttatttttgtaactgacACCTAAACTATTGTTTGTTGTGTTAGTTTGGATTATGCTGTTAAAGTTAGTTACACGTTGGTAGAGTTGGTGTGGAAATAGAATGACTTTTTTTCACCCCTAGATTTCTCATTGGCAGcttatactgtattttttttaggCATTAGCTATATTCTTTTTGGAGGCATTTTCTTGTAATTAACTGGATCATTTTCTATTTGGAATACATCACAGCATTGTTTTCAACTGTGTTGTAAGTTTGAATATACTGTATGATGACATGGTTGTAACAATAATAAAGaatttttgttttggataataaatgtatgtgtttcatgtttcaaagttgtattaaaaaagacATACCTGGGACAGGAAAGACTCAACATTTGGCATTATTTCTGTTCTGGTGTATGCTTAGTATAGTAATAGTAGGTTACTGCTGACACCTAGTGACGAGTTGGTAATAGTAGTGGATTGGTTGGTTTGAGGATAGTAGTGGAATAAGTATAAATAAGTACCATATATAGAATCAGCTGTACTAAAAATACAAACCCACTTCTAAAATGTTCCAACATACTTGAAATGTAAATAATGACTGGCAAACCTTGTTatgcatattttattcacaatagaacgtAGGAAATATCAAAAGTTGAAAAATCCTCTCGTCTAAAGAGCAGAGGACCTAGTTCAGTTGTATCTGGTGATATGGGGTGCATTAGTGCTTATGGAACAGGGACTGAAATGCACATCAAAGGTAGAAGGTATGCATAAGATTTTAAAGTAACGTGCTCCATGCAGACGACCTCATTTAGTGAAGGCCTTGTTTATTTCATATTTAATATATGCCTCTATGGCTAATGCTGACACCTAGTGGTCAAGTGGAGAATAAACCTGACAaaactataaaatgaaaaaagcaaCTATTGCATGTGAGTATGTGCAGTTTGTCCAAGAagacttttcatgagctcagaaaaaaacaggcctgttttgaTCGATGTGAAAATGCATTTTCTAGTAGTTCCACGATTGGTTTTAAAAAGTTCATCAAGatgacctgattttcacttgacAGGAAGTGTATGAAAGATTATAATTTAAGAAAAGTGCAAGTGCCACAAACGTGTAGTGGAGTAGAAATATGAAGTACAAGTACCTCAGATTTCACCTGATATGCATTTATTATTACAGGGgacatttttaaatataaaaatgaaatgtttGTGATTTTGAAGGGCAAAGGGTTGCAGTGTTACAGTAGTGCATATTTGCtctactgttttaaccctttcatgcattgtggtcactacagtggacagttattctccagctgttctcttgtatattcatggattttattgttttatttccatatcagccaacacagtggacgcctatgcatcatcccatgcactgcaattcataccattactgttactttgctgttcttgatcaacctgatctgcagtaacatgtttgagtgcatatcaattgcttgttattgttaaaagACTGTAATTagccatttttcttaaacagaaagtttttttttttttttgcatattatctccataaagtgaataactaatattagagtatgttaaaatgtgacaaaacaccagattagcagcatttaaaaaattatttcatagtttttaaacagtgtatcagtaaatacatgtttctttgtttcaaaaattaaatgcatgatgtccagctgagtggatatttttgcaactccatgaaatataggttcatataaaaaaattttcagtcgtattggttttttcatgcctaaagaggaataaaaacactcaggaaaaatatcttgattagggtcaaaacacggtattcaaaatctatCTGAAGGGACATtgtagagacaatttgacccacatttttacttttaaatatatttttgctttagttggaccataagtgattatccaaaacaagtagctactttatattgaaataaatgttggaatggcaatcaattaaagttcgctctctgatgggacattactgtgttttgatccattaaggttctcataattcatgcatgaaaaggttaaatcaaaacctattgtttgttgtttttctatataAGTGGATATGTGTTTTTCTACTGCTACTGCATGAATTGATGTTACTTTGTACTTTAAAGAAATAAATACTAtctatttaaatgcattttaaacagtaaaaaaccAAACACCCAACGACTAAAATGTCTAATGACTTTaaagcactaatcctatcagtgcatgtcaaaATTCAGGTGAAATGCAGGTTCTCAGCTTTTTGGCAGAATcaagtgtgctttttttttggacaaacagaggctccatagtgaacatagatATACAATTATCATCCTCTGCAACATCATTcacaaataaaacccatgtagtttgacaaatggcagctgttgtagatgcttttttttaatgttaagtaaattatgtatttgctgaattttttttctgctgtaaaaactaatgatattaataataataagagtaatatattcatcagttttctctgttctgatatactgacctttaaatttactctgagcctttatgaTTATAACTGACTattacatctacatgatcagtaaataaaatataggaaaatacctgattttcactgaaacatgcaaaatgcagaagacaatattataataaacagtcaTGAATCACTGAGGAGAAGTTAAATGTAGTGAGAAAACCATTCTAAACTTGCCACAAACATagttctagatcacaggtgtcaaacatgcggcccgggggccaaatccggcccgccagagggtctaattcggcccgcaggatgaattagtgaaatgcaaaaattacaattaacaatcaatggtgtaaaaatcattttaattcaggttccacatacagaccaattagatatcttttgggtcagaccagtaaaatagtgtcataataacttataaataatgacaactgcagactttatctttgttttagtgaaaaaaaaaggtaaaaattacatgaaaatgtttacattaacaaactatccttttacaaaaaatgtgaataacctgaacaaatatgaacaacatgaaatgtctgaagagaagtaagtgcaattttaccaatattatacctggtactgtatgttttgtgtatttgtaattgtaatgtaagttgtaacacacatgtgtaaatgatatatTGAGGCAGAATAaagttcaaattgcacttgtttttcttaattttaatttaaagatgttcatgtttttcagatttctaaggaaactttgcagatgtaaacattttcatactgtcattttacttttttcagttattattgtactggtccggcccacttgagatcatactggggtgaatgtggcccctgacctaaaatgagtttgacacccctgttctagatgattaagggttaaagtcagacttttatttatttagttatttttgacAGTATTGGCTTTTGAAGTGCACTGCAAGTCTAGAAATCAATAACAACACAAAGATTGGACTGTCAGTGAGAAGTACCCGCACTGTTTGTCAGTATTATTTTGCCAGGTGCTAAAGTATAATGATGTTTGTTTAAGCGTgatacacatttacacacaattgttCAGTGTTATCCTGATGTGCGAGGCTGACGGACAGTCCCGTCTTTGTCAAATGGAGGAAATTGTTTGGTCAACGGCACATATTTGTCCCACAGTGTGCTGTTCCTCCTCCGTCTGAAAACACATGAGACAGAGGCTACATGCATTCCCAGACCGCTCCTCAGCTTGTGTTGGATGTTAAAATCTCACTCATGATCCCACTTTTACTATAATGTTGTTCATATTATGGACATTTGTCACTATTATATATCACATGATTTAAAACTGCAGTGAGATGATTATGAACAAGTTGCCCTTTACGTTGATATTAGGATTACAAAATAACAATGACTAATATATTTGTTTTAGTGAAATATTCAGGGTAACACACATCATCATAGAGCGGAAAAATACCCAGAGCACCAAAACATATTCAGTGTTATCCACACTCTGAATGCATCACTGTTGAGAATATACACTGAGTAGGATGGTTTGAATCAGCCAACAATGCACATCTTTCAGTAACACTGAGTCCAACAAAGGAAACATTGTCACTGGGCATCTGAACTAGGGAAAGACAAGAGGCCATAAAACTGATTTGAGCACTTGTTTACCAGGGAAATcatttgttttaacccataaagaccactgGTGACCACAatcatctactaatataaaatgtttaataacttctgatccattaaacctatcaatccatgtcaataattggtgcaaaatacagttattcatcttttcatggtcatcagatatgatccatttggatgttcagacgtgctgtagttaccatggaaacactgtcatcttctacagcattgattcaccagtaaaacccatggagttggatcaatgacagtggatggagacacttggtttatgttcagttaatgagggactttgttggaaaaagtcacattttcttcatttttctgtttctgatattatgacaattaactttaatctgagcttttatgaatatctacatgatcagtcaattacatttgggaaaatacttgatttttattgaagaaatgcaaaatacagaggataatattataataaatagtgataaattgtttaagaaaggttaaatagagagaaaatttcatttggaaactgacagaaaaataacactggacctttatgggttaataaccaaAAGAGAATCAGTTGGGATTATAACGACCATTTGGAAGCAATCCCTGAAAATGTCTGATCATGTCACAATCTGTGATGCATCTCAGGAAAAAGTCTAGTAATGTAGCACAATAGTTGGCTACAAATGTCATGTTTGGTGCAAATTTCTTTCCTCTTAGATATGATATATATCTTTGACATTTTATATAGTCAACTATTAACTATTATTCTATTATTGGTTATTATTATGGCACTGTCCctgaaaaaatagaagaaaaaagaacaaagatATGTGtgtaatattgtaacaataccaagaattattattattagaatctACATTTAATCTGAATATTTCAGACTTTTATACCCTGTTGCCCATACAGTTAGAATAATTTAATTTacggacacattcctctttttattcccatttaaaCACATCTGTAAGCACCTTTGACCTGACACTGACTACATACTGAGGCCCGGTTAAacttcatctatcaagaataaatcacattgtcaaaatattttcataagtgataaaaaatatttgattccaaTTTTAAAGGCTACAAATGTGCAACAGTGTCAGCAGGAACGCAACATATACATGCATCACAGATATTTCTTTTCACATCTCTTATTGACAGTGATAACCAATGTACAAAATTTGCGTTTAAACTGCTAAATATAATACACTGATGTAACTTATTCTTCTTTTTGTTAAGATTCAAATATTTAAAGCATTCATTGTCATATCCTCAGTAAGAAAAAATActccctgtacaatgaaattcTTGTTTTGCTGTCCACAGAATGCTAAATAATAAAATTCAAGTGTagaacccagatagcaaaatcattatggcttaaatctggctcaaaactggcatgccattttggcaaagttctgggcagatgtacgagccctaaatggcccaaaataggcaagccaaaatcaaagcagaaggaagccaaaattcacccaaaactaattgcggacttccaaaatatagccataattgtcccagaaaagccccaaatccccataatccagccaaaaagtagccaaaactgacccaaaaggaggccaaaattcacccaaaatttgtattgatcatgcttttaaaatgaagtggggttttcttctgggtagaaattcctgctctttgcacagtgttttggctttacagaaatatgccaaaatataaccaaaacacatccatatatggaataagatgttgtcgctctttagtcaatcttctatCTTGctataaacatgccataccatccttaatcccgctctttgcccagtcttttggttaaccagacatatgtcATATATTACTggtatctattatggataaccttaatcataccacagttaagcctaaaggttttcataatgccaaaagaaagccaaaaaagccaaatgtatgccataatactgccaaaatatttgctatatgggaaaaataagacaaaaaaaaaaaaaaaaaatagaacaagatAGAAAAAATAATGCCAAAATACACACTGCAGTAAACAGGTAAGAACAGTTACATGAGGTAGTGTATGCTTGAAAACTCCTGTTTACTCCAGGTCGACAAAGCAGTAAATGCATTCAACGTATAGTAAAGTCAACTGCATGacttgtttatgatattctgtatGTGCTCTatggtgtgttgtgtatttgtaatgtGAGCTCTTGGACACCTGAAGGTTCCCATGGGAGTTTATCTCATTTCTATGAGAACCTCCCAGGggaatgctgaaaaactggtttgtgtttatatatatatatatatatatatatatatatatatatatatatatatatatatatatatatatatataaaacaacaacaaaaaactacgtGTAATTGcaatataatttttgcatttgagatTAAAAAGTGCTATCGGTAAGTTCAGCAGCCTTTTTATTCCTTGTAAACTCTGAGCTAAGTGTTTGTATTCCCTCCAGCTATGGCACACTCAGGTACCCAGGGCTCTAATCTAATAGTCATGTCTCAGTGGAGTGCCATGCATTCACACAGCACTAGGAGCATTCCTGCTGAAAGTAGGCGGGTCACGGGGGTAGACCGCGGTCACCATTGGCTCCAAGGGCTGCGCGAGGCTGCGAACAGGAGCGGCACCGCGGCGTCTGATTGGTTAGGAGCTTGTACGTCACCATCCCTCCTCTCCTCCCAGTAACTGCGCCGTGAGATCCGCCAGGCGCTGCTGCCGTCGCGGTTATCCTTTCTTCGTTTATCCCTCAAACAATGTTATCTATATTCTACACGGCTCTCAATTATTTATTCTCTGCAAAACTTAAAACCTCGGACTGATTTCACCGCCTAAAGGTAcgttggtttttatttattattattattattttttttttttttaccccgacagtgcatggtgttttttttttttttttctcggtagAATGGCAAAGTGGCATAGCGTGAAATACGTTCATTTGCGCTCTTAC from Sphaeramia orbicularis chromosome 16, fSphaOr1.1, whole genome shotgun sequence includes these protein-coding regions:
- the stmn1b gene encoding stathmin 1b, coding for METSGDIQIKELNKRTSGQAFELILSPPTPDAKGEFPLSPLRKKETSLDEIKRKLEAAEERRKSHEAEVLRHFAEKREHEKEVIQKAIEENCNFSKITQEKLNQKMEANKENRAAQMAALSEKFKEKDKKLEEVRKNKDAVKQNDK